A single Saccharolobus shibatae B12 DNA region contains:
- a CDS encoding DUF211 domain-containing protein: MAIRRLVLDVLKPIRGTSIVDLAERISKLDGVEGVNISVTDMDVETMGLMIIIEGTSLNFDDIRKMLEEEGCAIHSIDEVVSGNRIIEGKIKDDL, translated from the coding sequence GTGGCAATTAGAAGACTTGTTTTAGACGTTCTGAAGCCCATTAGGGGAACATCGATAGTTGACTTAGCCGAGAGAATATCAAAATTGGATGGCGTAGAAGGTGTAAATATAAGTGTCACTGATATGGACGTTGAAACTATGGGATTAATGATAATAATTGAAGGAACTAGTCTCAATTTTGATGATATAAGAAAAATGCTGGAAGAAGAAGGATGTGCAATCCATAGCATTGACGAAGTAGTGAGTGGGAATAGAATAATTGAGGGAAAGATAAAGGATGATTTGTGA